The following are from one region of the Muntiacus reevesi chromosome 3, mMunRee1.1, whole genome shotgun sequence genome:
- the LOC136163565 gene encoding uncharacterized protein, producing MSGHQAGRPSPSNRKASFTAQTPGWPHGPSTPGASNLKRSRTPSGSEASSNPSEPTDRRSSPRLPLRRICMGRPYNSKCVETSHLAKGPKVARKPTCRGNPHCLLCTDRPLGPSNPTFLDQLIKGISYLDRSTNAFYGNYPKSILPRLAANYLERAANSIPLDHPDHASARSCCTASSRAASFGCPCGGTCVVPPGRPVNAMQYVDNSANTSCLRGFQSRNLTPILHQRPGIKLPELPLFGNGIFSLGRLPKFWEAIRSGCRAPEPISKPSSWW from the coding sequence ATGTCTGGACACCAAGCAGGCCGTCCCAGCCCCAGTAACCGCAAGGCATCCTTCACGGCCCAGACTCCAGGCTGGCCCCACGGCCCCAGCACGCCCGGGGCGAGCAACCTCAAGCGCTCTCGGACCCCGAGCGGCTCCGAGGCCAGCAGCAACCCTTCGGAGCCCACCGACAGGCGGAGCTCCCCCAGACTGCCGTTGAGGAGAATCTGCATGGGCCGGCCCTACAACTCCAAGTGCGTGGAGACAAGCCACCTGGCGAAGGGCCCCAAGGTGGCCAGGAAGCCCACGTGTCGCGGCAACCCCCACTGCCTGCTCTGTACAGATCGCCCCTTGGGTCCCTCTAACCCCACCTTCCTGGATCAGCTCATCAAAGGCATCAGCTACCTCGACAGATCCACCAATGCCTTCTACGGCAACTACCCTAAGTCGATCCTGCCGAGGCTTGCGGCCAACTACCTGGAGCGCGCCGCCAACTCCATCCCCCTGGACCACCCAGACCACGCGTCCGCCCGCAGTTGCTGTACCGCCAGCAGCAGAGCGGCCTCCTTCGGCTGCCCCTGCGGCGGCACCTGCGTGGTGCCGCCCGGCAGGCCTGTCAACGCCATGCAGTACGTGGATAACTCCGCCAACACGAGCTGCCTTCGCGGGTTTCAGAGCCGGAACCTCACTCCCATCCTGCACCAGAGGCCGGGGATAAAGCTGCCTGAGCTCCCTCTGTTCGGCAACGGGATCTTTTCCTTAGGTCGCCTGCCCAAGTTCTGGGAAGCAATCCGCTCGGGCTGCAGAGCCCCTGAGCCCATCTCCAAACCCTCCAGCTGGTGGTGA